The following proteins come from a genomic window of Mustela lutreola isolate mMusLut2 chromosome 6, mMusLut2.pri, whole genome shotgun sequence:
- the LOC131833716 gene encoding LOW QUALITY PROTEIN: la-related protein 7-like (The sequence of the model RefSeq protein was modified relative to this genomic sequence to represent the inferred CDS: inserted 3 bases in 2 codons; deleted 1 base in 1 codon; substituted 1 base at 1 genomic stop codon) has protein sequence METERGDQEKSMEESTEKKKEVEKKKRSRVKQVLADIAKQVDFWFGDANLIHKDRFLREQIEKSRDGYVDISLLVSFNKMKKLTTDGKLIARALKSSSVVELDLEGTRIRRKKPLGERPKDEDERTVYVELLPKNVNHSWIERVFGKCGNVVYISMPHYKSTGDPKGFAFVEFETKEQAAKAIEFLNNPPEEAPRKPGIFPKTVKNKPIPGLSVSEEKKKKKKKKGXMKKEDNMQTKESNMDTTKESDSKMKRSRTTSEGSEVETTEPQKPPSKKKKKKRERQEVSGLPVVRTGKRKRSISEAEYPTPKPKVKKTNQKDNIKKDTETSKENKDLEVSTEEEKDTGDVKDGSLLKAKRKHKKKHKERHKMGEEVIPLRVLSKSEWMDLXKEYLALQKASVASLKKTISQIKLESKMETNGVPTTSEIKNEKTXSEEGCPQEKVNAAGPQFVSGVIVKIVSTEPLPGRKQVRDTLAAISEVVYVDLLEGDTECHARFKTPEDAQAVINAYTEIKKKHCWNLEILSGDHEQRSWQKILVDRQAKLNQPREKKRGTEKLITKAEEIRLVKTQQESKHIRFSEYD, from the exons ATGGAAACTGAAAGAGGAGATCAGGAGAAATCAATGGAAGaaagtactgaaaagaaaaaagaagtagaaaaaaagaaaaggtcacgAGTTAAGCAAGTGCTTGCAGATATTGCTAAGCAAGTAGACTTCTGGTTTGGAGATGCCAATCTT ATTCACAAGGATAGATTTCTTCGAGAGCAAATAGAAAAGTCCAGAGATGGTTATGTTGACATATCACTCCTCGTGtctttcaacaaaatgaaaaaattgacCACAGATGGAAAGTTGATAGCCAGAGCACTAAAAAGTTCATCTGTTGTAGAGCTGGACTTAGAAGGCACcagaataaggagaaaaaagcCACTGGGTGAACGACCAAAGGACGAGGACGAACGGACAGTGTATGTGGAATTACTTCCCAAAAATGTTAATCACAGCTGGATTGAAAGAGTATTTGGGAAATGTGGCAATGTTGTTTATATAAGCATGCCACATTATAAATCTACTGGAGATCCAAAGGGATTTGCCTTTGTGGAAtttgaaacaaaagaacaagcaGCAAAAGCTATTGAGTTTCTTAACAACCCACCAGAAGAAGCACCAAGAAAACCGGGTATATTTCCTAAGACAGTAAAAAATAAGCCTATTCCTGGGCTTAGTgtatcagaagaaaagaaaaagaagaagaagaagaaaggctgaATGAAGAAGGAAGACAATATGCAGACCAAAGAGTCAAATATGGACACAACTAAGGAGAGTGACAGTAAAATGAAAAGATCTAGGACAACGTCTGAGGGATCAGAAGTAGAAACAACTGAACCTCAAAAGCcgccctcaaaaaaaaaaaagaaaaaacgggAAAGACAGGAAGTTTCCGGCTTACCTGTAGTCAgaacagggaagaggaagagaagtatCTCTGAAGCAGAATACCCAACTCCCAAaccaaaagtaaagaaaacaaatcagaaagacaacattaaaaaagatacagaaacttCCAAAGAGAACAAAGACTTGGAAGTCTCTACTGAAGAGGAGAAGGATACGGGAGATGTAAAAGATGGATcgcttttaaaagcaaaaaggaagcataagaagaaacataaagagaggcacaaaatgggagaagaggtTATACCATTAAGAGTCCTTTCAAAGAGCGAATGGATGGATT AAAAAGAGTATTTAGCACTGCAAAAGGCCAGCGTggcttccttaaaaaaaacaatatccCAGATAAAGTTGGagtcaaaaatggaaacaaacggAGTACCTACTACATCtgagataaaaaatgaaaaaac aagtgAAGAAGGTTGTCCTCAGGAAAAGGTTAATGCAGCAGGACCACAGTTTGTGAGTGGCGTGATTGTGAAGATCGTTAGCACTGAGCCTCTACCTGGCAGGAAACAAGTCAGGGATACATTGGCAGCAATCTCAGAAGTTGTTTATGTTGATTTGCTGGAAGGGGATACAGAGTGCCATGCTAGATTTAAAACTCCTGAGGATGCTCAAGCTGTAATAAACGcatatacagaaattaaaaagaaacactgcTGGAACCTCGAGATCCTTTCTGGTGACCATGAGCAAAGGTCTTGGCAGAAGATTTTGGTAGATAGGCAGGCAAAACTTAATCAGCCTCGTGAAAAGAAAAGAGGCACTGAGAAGTTAATCACCAAAGCTGAAGAGATCAGACTTGTGAAGACTCAACAAGAAAGTAAACATATTAGGTTTTCTGAATATGACTGA
- the STX11 gene encoding syntaxin-11 isoform X2 produces MKDRLAELVELTKNYDQQFADGDDDFDSPHEDIVFETDHILESLYRDILDLQNENQLLMTDVKRLGKQNARFLTSMRRLSSIKRDTNSIAKDIKARGENIHRKLRAMKALSEEAEARHGPNSAVARISRAQYSALTRTFQSAMHEYNQAEMKQRANCKIRIQRQLEIMGKDVSGDQIEDMFEQGKWDVFSENLLADVKGARAALNEIESRHRELLRLESRIRDVHELFLQMAVLVEEQADTLNVIELNVEKTLDYTGQAKAQVRKAVQYKKKNPCRTLCCFCCPCLN; encoded by the coding sequence ATGAAGGACCGGCTAGCTGAACTTGTGGAGTTAACCAAGAACTATGACCAGCAGTTCGCAGACGGGGACGATGACTTTGATTCGCCCCACGAGGACATCGTGTTCGAGACGGACCACATCCTGGAGTCGTTGTACCGAGACATCCTGGACCTTCAGAACGAAAACCAGCTGCTGATGACCGACGTGAAGCGGCTGGGGAAGCAGAACGCCCGCTTCCTCACGTCCATGCGGCGCCTCAGCAGCATCAAGCGCGACACCAACTCCATCGCCAAGGACATCAAGGCCCGGGGCGAGAACATCCACCGCAAGCTGCGCGCCATGAAGGCGCTGAGCGAGGAGGCCGAGGCCCGGCACGGCCCCAACTCGGCGGTGGCGCGCATCTCGCGGGCGCAGTACAGCGCGCTCACGCGCACCTTCCAGAGCGCCATGCACGAGTACAACCAGGCCGAGATGAAGCAGCGCGCCAACTGCAAGATCCGCATCCAGCGCCAGCTGGAGATCATGGGCAAGGACGTCTCGGGCGACCAGATCGAGGACATGTTCGAGCAGGGCAAGTGGGACGTGTTCTCTGAGAACTTGCTCGCCGACGTGAAGGGCGCACGGGCGGCCCTCAACGAGATCGAGAGCCGCCACCGCGAGCTGCTGCGGCTGGAGAGCCGCATCCGCGACGTGCACGAGCTCTTCTTGCAGATGGCCGTGCTGGTGGAGGAGCAGGCCGACACCCTCAACGTCATCGAGCTCAACGTGGAGAAGACCCTCGACTACACCGGCCAGGCCAAGGCGCAGGTGCGCAAGGCGGTGCAGTACAAGAAGAAGAACCCCTGCCGGaccctctgctgcttctgctgccccTGCCTCAACTAG
- the STX11 gene encoding syntaxin-11 isoform X1 yields the protein MELQEEDEMNEEKEKKIMSQPQGKMKDRLAELVELTKNYDQQFADGDDDFDSPHEDIVFETDHILESLYRDILDLQNENQLLMTDVKRLGKQNARFLTSMRRLSSIKRDTNSIAKDIKARGENIHRKLRAMKALSEEAEARHGPNSAVARISRAQYSALTRTFQSAMHEYNQAEMKQRANCKIRIQRQLEIMGKDVSGDQIEDMFEQGKWDVFSENLLADVKGARAALNEIESRHRELLRLESRIRDVHELFLQMAVLVEEQADTLNVIELNVEKTLDYTGQAKAQVRKAVQYKKKNPCRTLCCFCCPCLN from the coding sequence GCAAAATGAAGGACCGGCTAGCTGAACTTGTGGAGTTAACCAAGAACTATGACCAGCAGTTCGCAGACGGGGACGATGACTTTGATTCGCCCCACGAGGACATCGTGTTCGAGACGGACCACATCCTGGAGTCGTTGTACCGAGACATCCTGGACCTTCAGAACGAAAACCAGCTGCTGATGACCGACGTGAAGCGGCTGGGGAAGCAGAACGCCCGCTTCCTCACGTCCATGCGGCGCCTCAGCAGCATCAAGCGCGACACCAACTCCATCGCCAAGGACATCAAGGCCCGGGGCGAGAACATCCACCGCAAGCTGCGCGCCATGAAGGCGCTGAGCGAGGAGGCCGAGGCCCGGCACGGCCCCAACTCGGCGGTGGCGCGCATCTCGCGGGCGCAGTACAGCGCGCTCACGCGCACCTTCCAGAGCGCCATGCACGAGTACAACCAGGCCGAGATGAAGCAGCGCGCCAACTGCAAGATCCGCATCCAGCGCCAGCTGGAGATCATGGGCAAGGACGTCTCGGGCGACCAGATCGAGGACATGTTCGAGCAGGGCAAGTGGGACGTGTTCTCTGAGAACTTGCTCGCCGACGTGAAGGGCGCACGGGCGGCCCTCAACGAGATCGAGAGCCGCCACCGCGAGCTGCTGCGGCTGGAGAGCCGCATCCGCGACGTGCACGAGCTCTTCTTGCAGATGGCCGTGCTGGTGGAGGAGCAGGCCGACACCCTCAACGTCATCGAGCTCAACGTGGAGAAGACCCTCGACTACACCGGCCAGGCCAAGGCGCAGGTGCGCAAGGCGGTGCAGTACAAGAAGAAGAACCCCTGCCGGaccctctgctgcttctgctgccccTGCCTCAACTAG